The following proteins are encoded in a genomic region of Maribacter hydrothermalis:
- a CDS encoding chorismate-binding protein has protein sequence MAQELFNRAENCFKQLPFVLYRKPNEKELVGAFQNTDEVFKVKDFTESGFVFAPFDLNSDTILMKMDTVLKVAYTTKNKDIDTDIDRNTTLNNTIEKPRYLELISNAIKKIKQNDFNKVVLSRKIDLEWKEDYFDMYNRLLNTYEKAFCYFWHHPKIGTWMGATPEILVKSSGTRFTTMSLAGTQKSIDLEAPKWSEKELHEQQLVTDYIFETLKDKVVSLSSSKRESIKAGQLWHLRTEMKGSFAPNKFGEILRALHPTPAVCGSPLVKAKNFILDNENYNRTFYTGFLGELNIKSELSRNKNRKNQENSAYKSIVKTSELFVNLRCMQLVNDLVFIYVGGGVTSDSNPESEWEETVLKSNTMYRVLNDKLH, from the coding sequence ATGGCACAAGAACTATTTAATCGTGCCGAAAATTGTTTTAAGCAGTTACCTTTTGTGTTATATAGAAAGCCCAATGAAAAAGAATTGGTTGGAGCCTTTCAAAATACCGATGAGGTTTTTAAAGTGAAGGACTTTACTGAATCTGGATTCGTTTTTGCTCCTTTCGATTTAAATTCTGATACCATTCTTATGAAAATGGACACTGTTTTGAAGGTTGCCTATACTACTAAAAATAAGGATATAGACACTGATATAGATAGGAATACAACGCTAAATAACACCATTGAAAAGCCACGATATCTTGAGCTAATTTCAAATGCTATTAAAAAAATTAAACAAAACGATTTTAATAAAGTGGTACTATCACGAAAGATAGATTTAGAATGGAAGGAGGATTATTTTGATATGTATAATCGGTTATTAAATACATATGAAAAAGCCTTCTGTTATTTCTGGCATCACCCAAAAATAGGAACTTGGATGGGAGCCACTCCAGAAATTTTAGTAAAAAGCAGTGGTACGCGATTTACTACTATGTCGTTAGCAGGAACTCAAAAATCAATTGATTTAGAGGCTCCAAAATGGTCAGAAAAGGAATTGCATGAACAGCAATTGGTAACAGATTATATTTTTGAAACGTTAAAAGATAAAGTGGTATCGCTAAGTAGTTCTAAACGAGAATCTATTAAAGCTGGTCAGCTTTGGCATTTGCGTACCGAGATGAAAGGATCTTTTGCACCCAATAAATTTGGTGAAATACTCAGAGCACTTCATCCTACCCCTGCCGTATGTGGTAGTCCATTAGTAAAGGCTAAAAATTTTATTTTGGATAACGAAAACTATAACAGAACTTTCTACACAGGTTTTTTAGGGGAACTGAACATAAAATCTGAACTGTCAAGAAATAAAAATCGAAAAAATCAGGAGAATAGCGCGTACAAAAGTATCGTGAAAACTTCTGAGCTTTTTGTAAACTTACGTTGTATGCAATTGGTAAATGATTTGGTATTTATTTATGTTGGAGGAGGAGTTACAAGTGATTCTAATCCAGAAAGTGAATGGGAAGAAACTGTATTAAAAAGCAATACAATGTATCGCGTTCTTAACGATAAATTGCACTAA
- the menD gene encoding 2-succinyl-5-enolpyruvyl-6-hydroxy-3-cyclohexene-1-carboxylic-acid synthase: MKYSLIPTAQTVVQHCQANDISNIVISPGSRNAPLTIAFAENPFFSCFSIVDERCAAFFALGMAQQLKKPVVVLCTSGSALLNYYPAIAEAYFSNIPLIVISADRPIYKVGIGDGQTINQKNVYENHIGYSANLKQDVTHSTDKITQYKPDWIKNRDVLTVQNEVQKFNDNELNNVLNTAITGNYPVHINVPFEEPLYKTIAKLTVHPNIQPIYKKEIQLPSLNFEKNIWNTSKRKMVLVGVNTPNSIAENIILNLANDPSVIVLTETTSNLYHPNFFNSIDSIIAPIELNDANENLFESLKPDVLITFGGLIVSKKVKAFLRTYSPKHHWHIDGTNPNDTFFCLKKHIKTSVNSFFGIMYNNSVEVKSNYFSFWNRKRNYYVLKRAEYVNEIPFSDFAVFNSVLQAIPNNYLLQLANSSTIRYTQLFDLNSSLTVNCNRGTSGIDGSTSTAIGASIVSKTPTLFITGDLSFFYDSNALWNDYVRNDFRIIVINNKGGGIFRILPGKENNEVFEKFFETRHNLNAQQLCSMFGFHYAMADCGEKLDKEMTLFFKDSGQPKLLEIVTPSLINDKILIDYFRFIS; the protein is encoded by the coding sequence ATGAAATATTCGCTAATACCTACAGCCCAAACAGTCGTTCAACATTGCCAGGCTAATGATATTTCTAATATTGTTATTTCACCTGGTTCAAGGAACGCCCCGTTAACAATAGCATTTGCAGAGAATCCTTTTTTTTCTTGTTTTAGTATAGTTGATGAGCGCTGTGCAGCATTCTTTGCGTTAGGTATGGCGCAACAATTAAAGAAGCCTGTAGTAGTTTTATGTACTTCGGGTAGTGCACTTTTAAACTATTATCCGGCAATAGCCGAAGCTTATTTTAGTAATATTCCTTTAATAGTAATTTCTGCGGATAGACCTATTTATAAAGTCGGCATAGGGGATGGGCAAACAATTAATCAAAAAAATGTTTACGAAAATCATATAGGTTACTCTGCAAATCTTAAGCAAGATGTAACTCATTCTACTGATAAAATTACACAATATAAACCCGATTGGATTAAAAATAGAGATGTACTTACAGTTCAGAATGAAGTTCAAAAATTTAATGATAATGAACTTAACAATGTTTTAAATACAGCAATCACCGGTAATTACCCTGTACATATTAATGTACCTTTTGAAGAGCCACTTTATAAAACAATAGCCAAGTTAACGGTACACCCTAATATTCAACCTATTTATAAAAAGGAAATACAGCTGCCTTCTTTGAATTTTGAGAAGAATATTTGGAATACTTCAAAACGAAAAATGGTACTTGTTGGTGTAAATACCCCAAATAGTATTGCCGAAAATATAATATTGAACCTTGCTAATGACCCAAGTGTAATTGTCTTAACCGAAACTACGTCAAACTTATATCACCCTAATTTTTTTAATAGTATAGATTCAATTATAGCGCCTATAGAATTGAATGATGCAAATGAAAATTTATTTGAAAGTTTAAAACCTGACGTGTTAATTACTTTTGGTGGGTTGATAGTTTCTAAGAAGGTAAAAGCATTTTTAAGAACATATTCCCCTAAACATCATTGGCATATTGACGGGACAAATCCTAATGATACGTTTTTCTGTTTAAAGAAACATATTAAAACATCCGTGAATTCGTTTTTTGGTATAATGTATAACAACTCAGTTGAAGTAAAGAGTAACTACTTTAGTTTTTGGAACCGAAAAAGAAATTACTATGTCCTAAAAAGAGCTGAATATGTTAATGAAATTCCGTTTTCAGATTTTGCGGTTTTTAACTCGGTATTGCAGGCCATACCTAATAACTACTTGCTACAATTAGCCAATAGTTCTACCATTAGATACACCCAATTATTCGATTTAAATTCGTCATTAACGGTGAATTGCAATAGGGGTACTAGTGGTATTGATGGTAGTACCTCAACAGCTATAGGAGCTTCAATAGTGAGTAAAACACCAACCTTGTTTATTACAGGCGACCTTAGTTTTTTCTATGATAGTAATGCGCTATGGAACGATTATGTACGAAATGATTTTAGAATAATAGTTATAAATAATAAAGGCGGAGGTATATTTAGAATTCTTCCAGGTAAAGAAAACAATGAAGTATTTGAAAAGTTTTTTGAAACACGACATAATTTAAATGCACAACAACTTTGCAGCATGTTCGGTTTTCATTATGCTATGGCAGATTGTGGTGAAAAACTTGATAAGGAAATGACTTTATTTTTTAAGGATTCAGGTCAACCTAAATTGTTAGAAATTGTGACTCCTTCATTAATAAACGATAAAATTTTGATTGATTATTTTCGTTTTATATCTTAG
- a CDS encoding DUF2853 family protein, protein MSKRDDLIEKYAADIKDKFGENADMDLLKKVTVGLGPSIYNLDASKVSGGDQKELDTVKNNYLIKKLGLKDSPELDAAIKSVLDKYGSSNKNKHRAVIYYKLCQHFKKASVYNK, encoded by the coding sequence ATGAGTAAAAGAGATGATTTAATTGAAAAGTATGCTGCCGACATCAAAGATAAGTTTGGTGAGAATGCAGATATGGATTTACTTAAGAAAGTAACTGTAGGCTTAGGGCCATCAATTTACAATCTAGACGCATCTAAGGTTTCTGGCGGTGACCAAAAAGAATTGGACACTGTTAAGAATAATTACTTGATTAAGAAATTAGGTCTAAAGGATAGTCCTGAATTAGATGCTGCTATTAAATCGGTTTTGGACAAGTATGGTTCATCTAATAAAAACAAGCATAGAGCGGTAATCTATTATAAGCTATGCCAACATTTCAAAAAAGCTTCTGTTTACAATAAATAA
- a CDS encoding CvfB family protein, with protein MIELGRINNLEILRDTSVGLFLGDEEGNDVLLPNKYVPTTYEIGDKIKVFCYLDYDERPVATTLEPDIMLGEFRLLQVAEVNEFGAFMQWGLEKHLLVPFREQRVKMKEGQWYVVHCYLDERSRRLVASNKLDKFLSNESIDLKEWEQVDLVVTRQTDLGWEVIVNERHKGLVYFNEVFKPINIGDVIPGCIKTIRKDNKLDISLQPLGAKVLEPAAKKIYEVLVESGGFLGLHDKSSPEEIRDVFQMSKKTFKKGLGTLYKDRKIKIEPDGISLIDD; from the coding sequence ATGATAGAATTAGGACGTATAAATAACCTAGAAATACTAAGAGATACCAGTGTTGGTTTATTTTTGGGTGATGAAGAGGGAAATGATGTTTTATTACCAAATAAGTATGTGCCAACAACTTATGAAATTGGCGATAAGATAAAGGTATTTTGTTATTTAGATTATGATGAGAGACCTGTGGCAACCACCTTAGAACCAGATATTATGCTTGGCGAATTTCGCTTATTGCAAGTGGCTGAAGTAAATGAATTTGGGGCTTTTATGCAATGGGGACTTGAAAAACACTTGTTAGTACCTTTTAGAGAGCAAAGGGTGAAAATGAAAGAAGGGCAATGGTATGTTGTTCATTGTTATTTAGACGAGCGTTCGAGAAGATTAGTTGCATCTAATAAATTAGACAAATTTTTAAGCAATGAAAGTATCGATCTTAAAGAATGGGAGCAAGTAGATTTGGTGGTGACCAGACAAACAGATTTAGGATGGGAGGTAATTGTCAATGAAAGACATAAAGGGCTGGTTTATTTTAATGAAGTGTTTAAACCAATTAATATTGGTGATGTTATACCAGGATGTATAAAAACAATTAGAAAAGATAATAAGCTAGATATTTCATTACAGCCTTTAGGAGCAAAAGTTCTTGAACCTGCGGCAAAAAAAATTTATGAGGTATTAGTTGAAAGTGGAGGTTTTTTAGGGTTGCACGATAAATCCTCACCAGAGGAAATAAGAGATGTTTTTCAAATGAGTAAGAAAACATTTAAGAAAGGATTAGGTACGCTGTATAAGGATAGAAAAATAAAAATTGAACCTGATGGTATTTCATTAATTGATGATTAA
- a CDS encoding SPOR domain-containing protein, whose amino-acid sequence MPFIEESDLLELHKDVDKAQIINERLLDQIKFKNKELKKSKIQRNIFAGITMFFLIGGLAFTSFTAGISSSGGFNRNPNNDLLLSSMDSTDAIRARLENLKEQNEELSLVKEFYLAKEFLQKEKIYSVQVKSFVDNNVTLASEALTNTLFVKTNPFYSYSLGNFETLQEAQSFRKQLVDIGFGDAFVASYQDGKRIQIEDPY is encoded by the coding sequence ATGCCTTTTATAGAAGAGAGTGATTTATTAGAATTACATAAGGATGTTGATAAAGCTCAAATTATTAATGAACGATTATTAGATCAAATAAAGTTCAAGAACAAAGAATTAAAAAAGAGCAAGATTCAGCGAAACATTTTCGCTGGTATTACTATGTTTTTTTTAATTGGTGGTTTAGCATTTACTTCGTTTACGGCAGGTATCTCAAGTTCTGGTGGTTTTAATAGAAATCCAAATAATGATTTACTATTGTCTTCTATGGATAGTACAGATGCAATTCGTGCTAGACTTGAAAATTTAAAAGAACAGAACGAAGAACTTAGTCTTGTTAAGGAGTTTTATTTGGCCAAGGAGTTCTTACAAAAAGAAAAAATATATTCTGTTCAAGTAAAATCGTTTGTTGATAATAATGTTACCCTTGCTTCGGAGGCCTTAACAAATACACTTTTTGTAAAAACAAACCCTTTTTACTCCTATTCATTAGGTAATTTTGAAACCTTACAGGAAGCACAATCTTTTAGAAAACAATTAGTAGATATTGGTTTTGGTGATGCATTTGTTGCATCTTATCAAGATGGTAAAAGAATTCAAATAGAAGATCCTTATTAG
- the menA gene encoding 1,4-dihydroxy-2-naphthoate octaprenyltransferase: protein MTKVRAWLNAARLRTLPLSVSGILVGAGLAASQGVSNTVILLLALVTTVGLQITSNFANDYGDGIKGTDNDDRVGPKRALQSGILTAKQLKRGIYSSIIINFLLIVVLVVTSFGIKHIVYPAIFLVLGVFAIWAAIKYTVGKSAYGYNGLGDVFVFIFFGLVSVLGSLFLFLKTIPINSILPAISIGLLSVGVLNLNNMRDVKSDSSVGKNTLVVKIGLRNAKIYHYFLLIISFLCLFLFLFTTKGLSLRYVCLIGFVPVFIHMNKVRVTSNEVELDPELKKLALSTFCTALLFFITYFYFL, encoded by the coding sequence GTGACTAAAGTAAGGGCATGGCTCAATGCAGCAAGACTAAGAACCTTACCTTTATCTGTATCTGGCATTTTGGTCGGTGCAGGTTTAGCTGCTTCGCAAGGGGTTTCAAATACGGTTATACTACTTTTGGCATTGGTAACAACCGTAGGACTCCAGATAACTTCAAATTTTGCCAATGACTATGGTGATGGTATAAAAGGTACCGATAATGACGATAGAGTTGGTCCAAAAAGAGCTTTGCAAAGCGGTATTTTAACAGCCAAACAACTTAAACGAGGAATTTATAGTAGTATTATTATAAATTTTTTATTAATTGTAGTCCTAGTCGTTACTTCTTTTGGAATAAAACATATAGTATACCCTGCTATATTTTTGGTTTTAGGCGTATTTGCTATCTGGGCCGCTATTAAATATACGGTAGGGAAATCAGCTTACGGATATAATGGTTTGGGAGATGTATTTGTATTCATTTTCTTTGGCTTGGTGAGTGTTCTTGGGTCTTTGTTCTTATTTCTTAAGACCATACCAATAAACTCTATTTTACCGGCTATTTCTATTGGTTTGTTGAGTGTAGGTGTTCTTAATTTAAATAATATGCGAGATGTAAAATCTGATAGTTCTGTGGGTAAAAATACGCTTGTCGTTAAAATTGGATTACGAAACGCGAAAATTTACCACTATTTTCTACTTATTATTTCTTTTTTATGCTTGTTTTTATTTTTGTTCACAACAAAAGGATTGTCTTTACGTTATGTATGTCTTATTGGCTTCGTCCCGGTGTTTATTCATATGAATAAAGTTAGGGTAACAAGCAATGAGGTGGAGCTGGATCCGGAACTTAAAAAATTAGCGTTGAGTACTTTTTGTACTGCCTTGCTGTTTTTTATTACTTATTTTTATTTTTTGTAA
- a CDS encoding LytR/AlgR family response regulator transcription factor, translating to MEQPIKILIVEDNVIIADDMQSMLEEIGYEIVDNVIVYEQAIEVLKTKQVDLVLIDIILASDKTGIDLGKHIRDNYDIPFIFVTSNSDRATVENAKTVKPNGYLVKPFEQQDLYTSIEIALSNFIYGKQNTEKGFSNDEVNEDVPMSNSILKDSIFVKKQHLYYRIQFGDIQFIKADNVYLEVNTIDKKFLVRSPLKDYLEKLPQNKFYRAHKSYIVNVDHIDAINSKDIMINDTLIPISKDFKEFIISAMNS from the coding sequence TTGGAACAACCTATTAAAATTCTTATTGTTGAGGACAATGTGATTATCGCTGATGACATGCAGTCCATGTTAGAGGAAATAGGATATGAAATTGTAGATAATGTTATAGTTTATGAACAGGCTATTGAAGTATTAAAAACTAAACAAGTTGATTTAGTACTTATTGATATTATTTTAGCTTCTGATAAGACAGGTATAGATTTAGGTAAGCATATAAGAGATAATTACGATATACCTTTCATTTTTGTTACCTCAAATTCTGACAGGGCTACAGTTGAAAATGCTAAAACGGTAAAACCAAATGGGTATTTGGTAAAACCTTTTGAGCAACAAGATCTTTATACTTCTATTGAAATTGCACTTTCTAATTTTATCTATGGTAAACAAAATACCGAAAAAGGCTTTTCAAATGATGAGGTGAATGAAGACGTGCCAATGTCTAATTCAATTTTGAAAGATTCAATTTTTGTTAAAAAACAGCATTTATATTATAGAATACAATTCGGTGATATTCAGTTTATCAAAGCAGATAACGTTTATTTAGAAGTAAATACAATTGATAAAAAGTTTTTAGTTCGTTCACCATTAAAAGATTATTTGGAAAAACTACCTCAAAATAAATTTTATAGAGCGCATAAATCTTATATTGTTAATGTAGATCATATTGATGCTATTAATTCTAAGGATATCATGATTAATGATACCTTAATTCCTATTTCAAAAGACTTTAAAGAATTTATTATTTCGGCAATGAATTCTTAA
- a CDS encoding tetratricopeptide repeat-containing sensor histidine kinase — translation MRFIITFFISTFSVCVIAQDSLSSQNEDYYKQFQDLENGELRTFFFFNTPNRYNLNSPYDWLDTVKVYLNTSEKTKDTTSIQNYQLIESQIYFDLGDYEKSLAIVRSLYDNFEKLDNDIKFNILELLDANFSKLQLYNKQIEIRRVKRELGYEDNVSFYDIYANLGQYRKAMRDYMTEEKKEIKDDDYYGLAIYNNTIGNYLRLDKSTPTALSYFKKSEGLISVFLSDVTNQRTEKEIADGRILNGLIIGNIGKCHVQLNEYEKAIPFLEESIGIIKQYNKGKFSSEYNENKLALAECYLQLGNYEKATDILSDGLNLINLDNILKQNIIYADYYYKTGDFKNATVYLKKNNRIRDSIDNLASDIKNQQLTSIVEQDLENSKKMMEQQKAQLEESRKDIAARDDKISLVFVSLIFTLIGFAGLVYAYLKSIKNQRLIAEQKFIIENALVEKDSLLKEIHHRVKNNLQMVSSLLSLQTKNTRSKAAIEALEEGKSRVKAMALIHQKLYQNDDLSVIEMQGYIESLINSIQSVYKKGGHNINITIDAEGVELDIDRAIPFGLILNELVSNSFKYAFPQDDSSGKIYIHLRKIVGQEGFFEYTDNGIGLPEDSEERANSSMGMRLMNRLANQLQTSLNTDKTTDGVRFWFNFK, via the coding sequence TTGAGATTTATTATTACTTTCTTTATAAGTACATTTTCGGTCTGTGTAATAGCGCAAGACAGTTTGTCCTCTCAAAACGAAGATTATTATAAACAATTTCAGGATTTAGAAAACGGCGAGCTACGTACATTCTTCTTTTTTAATACGCCCAACCGTTATAATCTAAACTCCCCTTACGATTGGTTAGATACGGTTAAAGTATACCTTAACACCTCCGAAAAAACAAAAGATACTACTTCAATTCAAAATTATCAGTTAATTGAATCGCAAATTTATTTTGACCTAGGGGATTATGAAAAAAGTTTAGCAATTGTTAGGTCCTTGTATGACAATTTTGAGAAGTTAGATAATGATATAAAATTTAATATTTTAGAATTATTAGATGCCAATTTTTCTAAGCTTCAATTGTATAATAAGCAAATAGAAATAAGAAGGGTAAAACGTGAATTGGGCTATGAGGACAACGTTTCTTTTTATGATATTTATGCTAATCTGGGCCAGTATAGAAAGGCTATGCGCGATTATATGACAGAGGAGAAAAAAGAGATAAAGGACGATGATTATTACGGGCTTGCAATTTATAATAATACTATAGGTAATTACTTAAGACTTGATAAATCTACTCCTACTGCTCTTAGTTATTTTAAAAAATCAGAAGGACTAATTAGTGTATTTTTAAGTGATGTAACAAATCAAAGAACTGAAAAGGAAATTGCTGATGGTAGAATTTTAAATGGATTAATTATTGGTAATATAGGTAAATGTCATGTTCAATTAAATGAGTATGAAAAAGCGATTCCATTTCTAGAAGAGAGTATAGGCATCATTAAACAATATAATAAAGGTAAGTTTTCATCAGAATATAATGAAAATAAATTAGCGCTTGCTGAATGCTATTTGCAATTGGGCAATTACGAAAAAGCTACTGATATTTTAAGTGATGGCTTAAACCTTATAAATCTTGATAATATTCTTAAGCAAAATATAATTTATGCAGACTACTATTACAAAACAGGGGATTTTAAGAACGCTACAGTTTATTTAAAGAAAAATAATAGAATTAGAGATTCTATTGACAACCTTGCATCTGACATTAAGAATCAGCAATTGACGTCAATTGTTGAACAAGACTTAGAGAATTCTAAAAAAATGATGGAGCAACAAAAAGCTCAGTTAGAAGAATCTAGAAAAGATATAGCTGCTAGAGATGATAAAATTAGTTTGGTATTCGTATCCTTAATATTTACACTTATTGGTTTTGCTGGCCTGGTATATGCCTATTTAAAAAGTATTAAAAATCAAAGACTAATTGCTGAACAAAAATTTATTATTGAAAATGCATTGGTGGAAAAAGATTCGCTTTTAAAGGAAATTCATCATAGAGTAAAAAATAATCTTCAAATGGTTTCTAGTCTATTAAGTTTACAGACAAAAAATACAAGAAGTAAAGCGGCAATAGAAGCACTGGAAGAGGGTAAAAGTAGAGTTAAGGCAATGGCTTTAATTCATCAAAAATTGTATCAAAATGACGACCTTTCAGTAATTGAAATGCAAGGATATATTGAAAGCTTAATTAATAGCATACAATCCGTTTACAAAAAAGGTGGCCACAATATTAATATTACAATTGACGCTGAAGGCGTTGAGTTGGATATTGATAGAGCTATACCTTTTGGACTTATTTTAAACGAGTTAGTTTCCAATTCATTCAAATATGCATTCCCTCAAGATGATAGTAGTGGTAAAATTTATATTCATTTACGAAAGATAGTAGGCCAAGAAGGCTTTTTTGAATATACAGATAACGGTATAGGCTTACCAGAAGATTCTGAGGAAAGAGCAAATTCATCTATGGGTATGCGTCTTATGAATAGATTGGCAAATCAATTACAGACATCGTTAAATACAGATAAAACTACGGACGGTGTTCGTTTTTGGTTTAATTTTAAATAG
- a CDS encoding SDR family oxidoreductase: MNNKVIWITGASSGIGEALAYQLNELGSKIILSARREDMLLKVQNNCKFQKNAAILPLDLTKFDSLESITSKAISVFGKIDILINNGGLSQRSLIIDTNFEVYRQMIDINYLGTIKLTKHVLPYFIAQKSGHFVTVTSLMGKFSSPYRSGYCGAKHALHGFFDTLRMEHEKDNINVSIICPGFIQTNVAKNALTGDGSALQKEDNATENGMPVNKCAKKIITAIKKNRFETYIGGKEIFGIYLKRFFPKLLHKVVMKSKVR; encoded by the coding sequence ATGAATAATAAGGTGATTTGGATAACAGGAGCTTCTTCAGGAATTGGGGAAGCATTAGCCTATCAATTAAATGAACTTGGCTCAAAAATTATACTCTCAGCAAGACGAGAAGATATGCTTTTGAAAGTACAAAACAACTGCAAGTTCCAGAAAAATGCAGCTATTCTGCCTTTAGATTTAACCAAATTTGATTCTTTGGAAAGCATAACTAGCAAGGCTATTTCTGTATTTGGGAAAATTGACATTTTAATTAATAATGGTGGTCTTAGTCAACGTTCTCTCATAATTGACACCAATTTTGAAGTGTATCGACAAATGATTGATATTAATTATTTGGGTACCATTAAATTAACAAAACATGTACTTCCCTATTTTATAGCTCAAAAAAGCGGTCATTTTGTTACCGTAACTAGTTTAATGGGTAAATTTTCATCTCCATATCGATCAGGTTACTGTGGTGCAAAACATGCACTACATGGCTTCTTTGATACATTGCGTATGGAACATGAAAAAGACAATATTAATGTTTCTATAATATGTCCTGGGTTTATACAGACAAACGTTGCAAAAAATGCATTGACTGGTGATGGTTCTGCATTACAAAAAGAAGATAACGCCACAGAAAATGGCATGCCAGTTAACAAATGCGCCAAAAAAATTATCACTGCAATTAAAAAGAATCGGTTTGAAACCTACATAGGTGGAAAAGAAATATTTGGCATTTACTTAAAAAGGTTTTTTCCAAAACTACTACACAAAGTGGTTATGAAAAGTAAAGTTAGATAG
- a CDS encoding o-succinylbenzoate synthase, with amino-acid sequence MKATFKKYLLNFKNPSGTSRGILRTKETWFLFLEEKGKWGVGECGLFRGLSFDDVPNYEEKCNWVVKNRSLGETKLLKQLQNFPSIQFGIEQALISLRSKNPFHLFDSDFLNNQQPITINGLVWMGDKEFMHQQIEDKLQHGFSCIKMKIGAIDFDTELALLKSIRERYSKEDIELRVDANGAFSPQEALYKLDILSKFDLHSIEQPIKQGQWKEMQKLCANTPLPIALDEELIGVVNVTNKEDLIQTIQPQYIILKPSLVGGFAGSNEWIEIAKKNNIGWWITSALESNIGLNAIAQWTATLNNKMPQGLGTGSMFTNNIDSPLEVTNGGLFYNKSKIWNTNLIEM; translated from the coding sequence ATGAAGGCTACGTTTAAAAAGTATCTCTTAAATTTTAAAAATCCTAGTGGAACTTCTAGAGGAATTTTACGAACCAAAGAAACTTGGTTTCTTTTTTTGGAAGAAAAAGGGAAATGGGGTGTTGGAGAATGCGGATTATTTAGAGGCCTAAGTTTTGATGATGTGCCTAATTATGAAGAAAAATGTAATTGGGTAGTAAAAAATAGAAGCTTGGGCGAAACTAAATTGCTTAAGCAATTACAAAATTTCCCTAGCATTCAATTTGGTATAGAACAGGCTTTAATATCGCTTCGTTCCAAAAATCCATTTCATCTTTTCGATTCCGATTTTTTAAACAATCAACAACCAATTACTATTAATGGGTTGGTTTGGATGGGAGATAAAGAGTTTATGCACCAACAAATAGAAGACAAGTTACAGCATGGTTTTTCTTGCATTAAAATGAAAATCGGTGCCATTGATTTCGATACAGAGTTAGCATTGCTAAAATCAATTCGAGAACGTTATTCAAAAGAAGATATTGAATTACGTGTTGATGCAAATGGTGCTTTTTCTCCACAAGAGGCTTTATATAAACTAGATATTTTGTCGAAATTCGATTTACACTCTATTGAACAACCTATTAAACAAGGACAATGGAAAGAAATGCAAAAACTTTGTGCCAACACACCTTTGCCTATTGCATTAGATGAAGAATTAATTGGTGTGGTTAATGTAACTAATAAAGAAGATTTAATACAAACTATTCAACCACAATATATAATTTTGAAACCAAGTTTGGTAGGTGGTTTTGCAGGAAGTAATGAATGGATTGAAATTGCTAAAAAAAATAATATAGGTTGGTGGATTACTAGTGCATTGGAAAGTAATATTGGCTTAAATGCTATTGCCCAATGGACGGCAACGCTCAATAATAAAATGCCACAAGGGCTAGGAACGGGTTCAATGTTTACCAATAATATTGATAGTCCGTTAGAAGTAACCAATGGAGGTTTGTTTTATAACAAGTCTAAAATATGGAATACTAATTTAATTGAAATGTAA